In a single window of the Pseudomonas oryzihabitans genome:
- the nuoC gene encoding NADH-quinone oxidoreductase subunit C/D gives MTADTALSASALAPAGDASVVGELQGQFGADALTLQDTRTGMPVIWVAREKIIEVLRFLRNLPRPYVMLYDLHGVDERLRTHRRGLPNADFTVFYHLLSIDRNSDVMLKVALSANDLRLPTATGIFPNANWYEREVLDMYGIHFDGHPLPKRMLMADNWQGHPLRKDYPARATEFDPYALNAAKQDLEQETLRFKPEEWGMKEHAENSDFMFLNLGPNHPSAHGAFRIILQLDGEEIVDCVPEIGYHHRGAEKMAERQSWHSYIPYTDRIDYLGGVMNNLPYVLSVEKLAGIKVPARVDFIRVMMAEFFRINSHLLYLGTYIQDVGAMTPVFFTFTDRQRAYKVIEAITGFRMHPAWFRIGGVAHDLPRGWDKLVREFLDWMPKRLDEYEKAAMKNSILIGRTKNVAVYNTKEALEWGVTGPNLRATGLDFDLRKARPYSGYENFEFEVPIAHNGDCYDRGMLRVEEMRQSLRIIEQCLQHMPEGPYKADHPLTTPPPKERTLQHIETLITHFLQVSWGPVMPAGEAFQMIEATKGANSYYLTSDGSTMSYRTRIRTPSFPHLQQIPAVIRGSMVSDLIAYLGSIDFVMADVDR, from the coding sequence ATGACCGCAGACACCGCTCTGTCCGCCTCTGCGCTCGCCCCTGCCGGCGATGCGTCGGTGGTTGGCGAACTCCAGGGCCAATTCGGCGCAGACGCCCTGACCCTGCAAGACACCCGTACCGGCATGCCGGTGATCTGGGTGGCGCGCGAAAAAATCATCGAAGTGTTGCGCTTCCTGCGCAACCTGCCCCGCCCCTACGTCATGCTCTATGACCTGCATGGCGTGGACGAGCGCCTGCGGACTCACCGCCGCGGCTTGCCCAACGCGGACTTCACCGTTTTCTACCACCTGCTGTCCATCGACCGTAACAGCGATGTGATGCTCAAGGTGGCGCTTTCGGCGAACGACCTCCGCCTGCCGACCGCGACCGGCATCTTCCCCAATGCCAACTGGTACGAGCGGGAAGTGCTCGACATGTACGGCATCCACTTCGATGGCCACCCGCTGCCCAAGCGCATGCTGATGGCCGACAACTGGCAGGGGCACCCGCTGCGCAAGGACTATCCCGCGCGGGCCACCGAGTTCGATCCCTATGCGCTGAACGCCGCCAAACAGGATCTCGAACAGGAAACCCTGAGATTCAAGCCAGAAGAGTGGGGCATGAAGGAACATGCGGAAAATTCCGACTTCATGTTCCTCAACCTGGGCCCGAACCACCCCTCGGCCCACGGTGCCTTCCGCATCATCCTGCAGCTGGACGGCGAAGAGATCGTCGACTGCGTGCCCGAGATCGGCTATCACCACCGTGGCGCCGAGAAGATGGCCGAGCGCCAGTCCTGGCACAGCTACATCCCCTACACCGACCGGATCGACTACCTCGGTGGGGTGATGAACAACTTGCCCTACGTCCTTTCGGTAGAGAAGCTCGCCGGCATCAAGGTGCCCGCGCGGGTCGACTTCATCCGCGTGATGATGGCCGAGTTCTTCCGCATCAACAGCCACCTACTGTACCTGGGTACCTACATCCAGGACGTCGGCGCCATGACCCCGGTGTTCTTTACCTTCACCGACCGTCAGCGTGCCTACAAGGTCATCGAGGCCATCACCGGCTTCCGCATGCACCCGGCCTGGTTCCGTATCGGCGGCGTCGCCCACGACCTGCCTCGTGGTTGGGACAAGCTGGTCCGCGAATTCCTCGACTGGATGCCCAAGCGCCTGGACGAGTACGAGAAGGCCGCGATGAAGAACAGCATCCTCATCGGCCGGACCAAGAACGTTGCCGTCTATAACACCAAGGAAGCCCTGGAGTGGGGTGTCACAGGTCCCAACCTGCGCGCCACGGGTCTCGATTTCGACCTGCGCAAGGCTCGCCCCTATTCCGGCTACGAGAACTTCGAATTCGAAGTGCCCATCGCCCACAACGGCGACTGCTACGACCGCGGCATGCTGCGCGTCGAGGAGATGCGCCAGAGCCTGCGCATCATCGAGCAGTGCCTGCAGCACATGCCCGAAGGCCCGTACAAGGCGGATCACCCGCTCACTACGCCGCCGCCCAAGGAGCGCACCCTGCAGCACATCGAGACCCTGATCACCCACTTCCTGCAAGTGTCCTGGGGTCCGGTGATGCCGGCGGGCGAAGCCTTCCAGATGATCGAGGCGACCAAGGGCGCCAACAGCTACTACCTGACGAGCGATGGCAGCACCATGAGCTACCGCACCCGCATCCGGACGCCGAGCTTCCCGCATCTGCAGCAGATCCCGGCCGTCATCCGCGGCAGCATGGTGTCCGACCTGATTGCCTACCTGGGCAGTATCGACTTCGTCATGGCCGACGTGGACCGCTGA
- the nuoE gene encoding NADH-quinone oxidoreductase subunit NuoE, with protein MSTETLIQTDRFVLSDSERSAIEHEMHHYEDPRAASIEALKIVQKERGWVPDGAIYAIGEVLGIPASDVEGVATFYSQIFRVPVGRHIIRVCDSMTCYIGGHESVVGEIQRQLGIGLGQTTTDSRFTLLPVCCLGNCDKAPALMIDDDTHGDVQPAGVAKLLEGYA; from the coding sequence ATGAGCACCGAAACCCTGATCCAAACCGACCGTTTCGTCCTGAGCGACTCCGAGCGCTCGGCCATCGAGCATGAAATGCATCACTACGAGGACCCGCGCGCGGCGTCCATCGAAGCCCTGAAGATCGTGCAGAAGGAACGCGGCTGGGTGCCGGACGGTGCCATCTACGCCATCGGCGAGGTGCTGGGCATCCCGGCCAGCGATGTCGAGGGCGTGGCGACCTTCTACAGCCAGATCTTTCGCGTGCCGGTCGGTCGCCACATCATCCGTGTGTGCGACAGCATGACCTGCTACATCGGCGGCCACGAATCCGTGGTGGGCGAGATCCAGCGCCAGCTGGGCATCGGCCTGGGCCAGACCACCACCGACAGCCGCTTCACCCTGCTGCCGGTCTGCTGCCTGGGCAATTGCGACAAGGCCCCGGCGCTGATGATCGACGACGATACCCATGGCGATGTCCAACCTGCGGGCGTGGCCAAACTGCTGGAGGGATACGCATGA
- the nuoF gene encoding NADH-quinone oxidoreductase subunit NuoF, translated as MRLTSFGPANSIARTPETHPLTWRLREDGAPVWLEEYQAKDGYAAARKALTELAPDAIVQEVKDSGLKGRGGAGFPTGVKWGLMPKDESLDIRYLLCNADEMEPNTWKDRLLMEQLPHLLVEGMLISARALKAYRGYIFLRGEYVDAAANLRRAVEEAKAAGLLGKNILGSGFDFELFVHTGAGRYICGEETALINSLEGRRANPRSKPPFPAAVGVWGKPTCVNNVETLCNVPGIVAGGVDWYKSLARAGSEDMGTKLMGFSGKVKNPGVWELPFGVTAQELFEDYAGGMRDGFTLKCWQPGGAGTGFLLPEHLSAQMYAGGIAKVGTRMGTGLALAVDDSVNMVSLLRNMEEFFARESCGWCTPCRDGLPWSVKLLRSLEKGEGQQGDLDTLLQLVNFLGPGKTFCAHAPGAVEPLGSAIKYFREEFEAGVRKTPSEPRPTASATVI; from the coding sequence ATGAGACTGACCTCCTTCGGGCCTGCCAACAGCATTGCCCGTACCCCCGAGACCCATCCCCTGACCTGGCGCCTGCGTGAAGACGGCGCCCCGGTCTGGCTGGAGGAATACCAGGCGAAGGACGGCTACGCCGCGGCGCGCAAGGCGCTGACCGAGCTGGCGCCGGATGCCATCGTCCAGGAAGTCAAGGACTCCGGCCTCAAGGGCCGCGGCGGTGCGGGCTTCCCTACCGGCGTGAAGTGGGGCCTGATGCCCAAGGACGAATCCCTCGATATCCGCTACCTGCTGTGCAACGCGGACGAGATGGAGCCCAATACCTGGAAGGACCGCCTGCTCATGGAGCAGCTGCCGCACCTGCTGGTGGAAGGCATGCTGATCAGCGCCCGGGCGCTCAAGGCCTATCGCGGTTACATCTTCCTGCGTGGCGAGTACGTCGACGCCGCTGCCAACCTGCGGCGCGCGGTGGAAGAAGCCAAGGCAGCTGGCCTGCTCGGCAAGAACATCCTCGGTAGCGGCTTCGATTTCGAACTGTTCGTCCACACCGGCGCCGGTCGCTACATCTGTGGCGAAGAGACCGCCTTGATCAATTCCCTGGAAGGCCGCCGCGCCAACCCGCGCTCCAAGCCGCCCTTCCCCGCCGCCGTCGGCGTCTGGGGCAAGCCCACCTGCGTCAACAACGTCGAGACCCTGTGCAACGTGCCGGGCATCGTCGCCGGTGGCGTGGACTGGTACAAGAGCCTGGCCCGCGCCGGTAGCGAAGACATGGGCACCAAGCTCATGGGCTTCTCCGGCAAGGTGAAGAATCCCGGCGTCTGGGAACTGCCCTTCGGCGTTACCGCCCAGGAACTGTTCGAGGACTATGCCGGCGGCATGCGCGATGGCTTCACGCTTAAGTGCTGGCAGCCTGGTGGCGCCGGTACCGGCTTCCTGCTGCCCGAGCACCTCTCGGCACAGATGTACGCCGGTGGCATCGCCAAGGTAGGCACCCGTATGGGTACCGGTCTGGCCCTCGCGGTCGACGACAGCGTCAACATGGTCTCGCTACTGCGCAACATGGAAGAGTTCTTCGCCCGTGAATCCTGCGGCTGGTGCACGCCCTGCCGCGATGGCCTGCCCTGGAGCGTCAAGCTCCTGCGCAGTCTGGAGAAAGGCGAAGGCCAGCAGGGCGACCTCGATACCCTGCTGCAGCTGGTCAACTTCCTCGGCCCAGGCAAGACCTTCTGTGCCCACGCACCGGGCGCTGTCGAGCCCCTGGGTAGTGCCATCAAGTATTTCCGCGAGGAGTTCGAGGCCGGTGTGCGCAAGACGCCCAGCGAACCTCGTCCGACTGCTTCCGCGACCGTGATCTGA